From a single Candidatus Methylarchaceae archaeon HK02M2 genomic region:
- a CDS encoding ABC transporter ATP-binding protein: MSDFAIETMGLSKSFGRISALNNLDLKVVSGTIHGFLGPNGAGKTTTIKLILGLLRPDAGSIRVLGFEGGGKKTEIRKRIGYMPELPKLPPFLKGQELLEIYGEIYGIPKKERSDSAKKLLELVGLSDRRGDRIAHYSKGMQQRLGLAQALIGEPELVVLDEPSIGLDPVGMVEVREIIKKISSEGRTVFLSSHLLHEVQQTCTHTTVIHKGTKLIEGGITKLLEKLTESRITVELDKVTNGVKNALESLNFVENVKWEGNKAEIQCSTTGDFRVDVSRAISDAKGLIIGMKVHERGLEELFLELIKSKEKRDKGE, encoded by the coding sequence ATGAGCGACTTCGCCATCGAGACTATGGGTCTATCCAAATCATTTGGAAGGATTTCAGCATTAAACAACTTAGATCTTAAGGTAGTAAGTGGAACAATCCATGGCTTCCTAGGTCCAAATGGAGCGGGTAAAACTACAACTATTAAGCTTATTCTTGGACTCTTAAGGCCAGATGCAGGTTCTATTCGAGTATTGGGCTTCGAAGGTGGAGGAAAAAAAACTGAAATAAGAAAAAGAATAGGCTATATGCCTGAACTTCCAAAGCTCCCACCTTTTCTTAAAGGTCAAGAGCTTCTAGAGATATATGGTGAGATATACGGCATCCCAAAAAAAGAGAGGTCAGATTCAGCAAAAAAGTTGTTAGAATTAGTTGGATTGAGCGATAGGAGAGGTGATAGAATCGCTCACTACAGCAAAGGGATGCAGCAAAGGTTGGGCTTGGCACAAGCCTTAATTGGAGAACCTGAGCTTGTAGTTTTAGATGAGCCAAGTATTGGTCTTGACCCTGTTGGAATGGTTGAGGTCAGGGAGATAATAAAAAAAATATCGTCTGAAGGGAGAACTGTCTTTCTTTCTTCTCATTTGTTACATGAAGTTCAACAGACTTGCACCCATACTACAGTAATACACAAGGGGACTAAATTGATAGAAGGTGGTATAACAAAACTACTTGAAAAACTTACTGAATCTAGGATCACTGTAGAACTAGATAAGGTAACGAATGGTGTAAAAAATGCATTGGAAAGCTTGAACTTTGTAGAGAATGTAAAGTGGGAAGGAAATAAGGCTGAAATTCAATGCTCAACAACTGGTGATTTCAGGGTTGACGTATCGAGGGCTATTTCGGATGCTAAAGGCCTTATCATAGGCATGAAAGTACATGAGAGAGGTCTTGAAGAACTATTTTTAGAGCTTATTAAATCTAAGGAAAAACGAGATAAAGGCGAGTAA